One Thomasclavelia spiroformis DSM 1552 DNA window includes the following coding sequences:
- the aroC gene encoding chorismate synthase translates to MSSTWKNNIEITIFGESHGKAIGIILGNLPAGIKIDMDEVAREMKRRAPGRNKMSTPRKEADNVEVVSGLYEGITTGAPLCGMIYNCDQHSKDYSLLKEKMRPGHSDYPAFVKYQGFNDVRGGGHFSGRITAPIVFAGAIAKQILAKQGIHVGAHILSIKDIYDEYFDMRLSNETLNYLSEQQYPVLNKDIYDQFVKTIDEARMNQDSVGGKIECAIIGLKAGLGDPFFDSIESHLSSLLFSIPAVKSVAFGNDRISEMFGSEANDCYYYDKDVIKTKTNNNGGIIGGISNGMPIVFNVGIKPTPSISKIQETVDIKHHQNTTLEIHGRHDPCIVFRATVVVEAMAALTILDLVR, encoded by the coding sequence ATGTCATCGACATGGAAAAATAATATCGAAATAACAATTTTTGGAGAATCACATGGTAAAGCAATTGGGATTATTTTAGGAAATCTTCCAGCTGGAATTAAAATCGATATGGATGAAGTTGCAAGAGAAATGAAACGTCGTGCTCCAGGTCGAAATAAAATGTCGACACCAAGAAAAGAAGCTGATAATGTTGAAGTGGTTAGTGGCTTATATGAAGGTATTACTACTGGAGCGCCACTTTGTGGGATGATTTATAACTGTGATCAGCATTCTAAAGATTATTCATTATTAAAAGAAAAAATGCGTCCTGGTCATAGTGATTATCCGGCTTTTGTTAAATACCAAGGTTTTAATGATGTTCGTGGCGGTGGTCATTTTTCTGGAAGAATTACAGCACCAATTGTCTTTGCTGGTGCAATTGCTAAACAAATTCTTGCTAAACAGGGAATTCATGTTGGGGCCCATATTTTAAGTATTAAAGATATATATGATGAATATTTTGATATGCGTTTATCAAATGAAACATTAAATTATTTAAGTGAGCAACAGTATCCAGTTTTGAATAAAGATATTTATGATCAGTTTGTAAAAACAATTGATGAAGCAAGAATGAATCAGGATTCAGTTGGGGGTAAAATTGAATGTGCAATAATAGGATTGAAAGCTGGTTTAGGTGATCCATTCTTTGATTCAATTGAAAGTCATTTATCTAGTTTGTTGTTTTCAATTCCGGCTGTTAAGTCAGTTGCTTTTGGTAATGATAGAATTAGTGAGATGTTTGGTAGTGAAGCTAATGATTGTTATTATTATGATAAAGATGTTATTAAAACTAAAACTAATAATAATGGTGGAATTATTGGTGGAATTAGTAATGGAATGCCAATTGTTTTTAATGTTGGAATTAAGCCAACGCCTTCAATTTCTAAGATACAAGAAACAGTAGATATAAAACATCATCAAAATACTACATTAGAAATTCATGGACGTCATGATCCATGTATTGTCTTTAGAGCAACGGTTGTAGTTGAAGCTATGGCAGCGTTGACAATTCTTGATTTAGTGAGGTAA
- the pheA gene encoding prephenate dehydratase gives MKDLNECRKEIDQIDQQLIKLFEQRMKISREVVTYKLANNMQIFQPEREKDVIEKNVKRLNDSSLQAYAHNFVQDIMDIGKSYQATFIPLTYTYKLAKEKTENIKVGYAGVPGAFAHQALLEYFGEVDNINYEHFQDVYEALKNDEIDYGVVPLENSSTGAINDNYDLLRDYGFYIVGEHSIKITQNLLGIKGAKLEDITCLYSHEQGLQQSSKFLNDHPKIKVYNYSNTAAAAKYVSEKNDKHLGAIASKIAAKLYDLAVIKENIHNVESNNTRFIIIGKQLENCNNSNRVSIVFTLQHKVGALSSILKVIKDHQINLSRIESRPIKDKPWQYYFYIDFEGSLNDNNVKIALEQLKTNCLTLRVLGNYCHA, from the coding sequence ATGAAAGATTTAAATGAATGTCGAAAAGAAATTGATCAAATTGATCAACAATTAATTAAATTGTTTGAACAAAGGATGAAAATAAGCAGGGAAGTTGTTACCTATAAGTTGGCTAATAATATGCAAATATTTCAACCTGAGCGAGAAAAAGATGTTATTGAAAAAAATGTTAAGCGTTTAAATGATTCATCTTTACAAGCATATGCTCATAATTTTGTTCAAGATATTATGGACATTGGAAAAAGCTATCAGGCAACTTTTATACCATTAACATACACATATAAATTAGCTAAAGAAAAGACAGAAAATATTAAAGTTGGTTATGCTGGTGTTCCAGGAGCTTTTGCTCATCAAGCGTTATTGGAGTATTTTGGAGAAGTTGATAATATTAATTATGAGCATTTTCAAGATGTTTATGAGGCTTTAAAAAACGATGAAATTGATTATGGAGTTGTGCCATTAGAAAACTCCTCAACTGGGGCAATTAATGATAATTATGATTTATTAAGAGACTATGGTTTTTATATTGTTGGCGAACATAGTATCAAAATTACTCAAAATCTATTAGGAATTAAAGGCGCTAAGCTAGAAGATATTACTTGTTTATATAGTCATGAACAAGGTTTACAACAATCTTCTAAGTTTTTAAATGATCATCCTAAAATTAAAGTTTATAATTATTCAAATACAGCAGCAGCAGCAAAATATGTTAGTGAAAAAAATGATAAACATTTAGGTGCTATTGCTTCTAAAATAGCTGCTAAGTTATATGATTTAGCAGTAATTAAAGAAAATATTCATAATGTTGAAAGTAATAATACAAGATTTATAATTATTGGAAAACAATTAGAAAATTGTAATAATAGTAATCGAGTTAGTATTGTTTTTACGTTACAGCATAAAGTAGGAGCACTTAGTTCAATTTTAAAAGTTATTAAAGATCATCAAATTAATTTATCGCGAATTGAATCACGCCCAATTAAAGATAAACCTTGGCAATATTATTTTTATATTGATTTTGAAGGAAGTTTAAATGATAATAATGTAAAAATAGCACTAGAACAATTAAAGACTAATTGTTTAACACTAAGAGTGTTAGGAAATTATTGTCATGCATAA
- a CDS encoding shikimate kinase has product MKNIVLIGMMGCGKTTISKLLGKKLNKLVIDTDEYIVNKYHQTIDEMFVIGEDYFRENETNVCKEIVKLNGYIISTGGGIVLDPLNIKYLKENGIVVFIDRPLNNIKKDVDISSRPLLKEGSDKLDKLYNQRYQLYLEACDIHLVNDDSLEVVTDHLVELLKNKI; this is encoded by the coding sequence ATGAAAAATATTGTTTTAATTGGAATGATGGGTTGTGGTAAGACAACTATTTCTAAATTACTTGGAAAAAAACTTAATAAATTAGTTATTGATACTGATGAATATATAGTTAATAAATATCATCAAACAATTGATGAAATGTTTGTAATTGGGGAAGATTATTTTAGAGAAAATGAGACAAATGTTTGCAAGGAAATAGTTAAATTAAATGGCTATATTATTTCTACAGGTGGGGGAATTGTTTTAGATCCATTGAATATAAAATATTTAAAAGAAAATGGAATTGTTGTTTTTATTGATCGACCACTTAATAATATAAAAAAAGACGTTGATATTTCATCACGTCCATTATTAAAAGAGGGCAGTGATAAATTAGATAAATTGTATAATCAAAGATATCAGTTATATTTAGAAGCTTGTGATATTCATCTTGTTAATGATGATTCTTTAGAAGTAGTTACTGATCATTTAGTGGAATTGTTAAAAAATAAGATATAA
- a CDS encoding HAD family hydrolase: MKKYKAIIYDIDGTILDTLDMNIVPLMRIIEEETGRKVAYEELLKYAGAPGLKTMADLKIKDIEKTYARWVKYVNEYEHGAKLYEGFETVFEKFDGKIIQAIVSSKMVAQYQIDVVEKGIDKYFKVAILADDTTKHKPDPEPIFKCLDKISIKSEEAIFIGDSISDYLAAKNAGVDFGYATWGSVLNDGIDNPTYVFNHPLDLLKLL; this comes from the coding sequence ATGAAAAAATATAAAGCAATAATTTATGATATTGACGGAACTATTTTAGATACTTTAGATATGAATATAGTTCCATTAATGAGAATCATTGAAGAAGAAACAGGTAGAAAAGTTGCTTATGAAGAACTTTTAAAATATGCAGGAGCTCCAGGTTTAAAAACAATGGCGGATTTAAAAATAAAAGATATTGAAAAAACTTATGCAAGATGGGTTAAATATGTTAATGAATATGAACATGGCGCTAAATTGTATGAAGGATTTGAGACTGTTTTTGAAAAGTTTGATGGAAAAATTATTCAAGCAATTGTTTCCTCAAAGATGGTTGCACAATATCAAATTGATGTAGTTGAAAAAGGAATTGATAAATATTTTAAAGTAGCTATTTTGGCTGATGATACAACAAAGCATAAACCAGATCCAGAACCTATTTTTAAATGTTTAGATAAAATTTCAATAAAATCTGAAGAAGCTATTTTTATTGGTGATTCAATTAGTGATTATTTGGCTGCAAAGAATGCCGGTGTTGATTTTGGATATGCTACTTGGGGTAGCGTATTAAATGATGGAATTGATAATCCAACATATGTTTTTAATCACCCTTTAGATTTATTAAAATTGTTGTAA
- a CDS encoding glycerate kinase, whose amino-acid sequence MKIVVAVDSFKGSLTSNEAGKAIEEGIKRVFPDSNIVIKSMSDGGEGLIETLVSQMNGKIRTIKALDPLGKVIECSYGLIASRKLAVIEMAKVAGLTLVELKDRNPLNTTTYGLGQMILDAIEQGYYRFIIGIGGSATNDGGIGMLQALGYKMLDINNKPVEFGAKGLSQLKIIDDTNVPSIIKKCEFMIACDVNNPLCGKNGASEVFALQKGASEQLIKQMDKWMLDYALLSKQKYNNANENYPGAGAAGGLGFAFYTYLNAKLQSGIDLVINEIELENDLKDANLIITGEGRLDSQSVMGKVPIGVARAAKKYQLPVIAICGSISNEAKICNELGIDAYFSILNEVISLQKAMDKQIACKNMSNTVEQVFRLYKVSGGKNDFVF is encoded by the coding sequence ATGAAAATTGTTGTTGCAGTAGATTCTTTTAAAGGAAGTTTAACGTCTAATGAAGCAGGTAAAGCAATTGAAGAAGGAATTAAACGTGTATTTCCTGATAGTAATATTGTTATTAAGTCGATGTCTGATGGTGGCGAAGGGTTAATAGAAACATTGGTAAGTCAAATGAATGGTAAAATTCGTACAATCAAAGCTTTGGATCCTTTAGGAAAAGTTATTGAATGTAGTTATGGATTAATTGCATCGAGAAAATTAGCAGTTATTGAAATGGCTAAAGTAGCTGGTTTAACTTTAGTTGAGTTAAAAGATCGAAATCCGTTAAATACAACAACATATGGATTAGGACAAATGATATTAGATGCAATTGAGCAGGGATATTATCGTTTTATTATTGGAATTGGCGGTAGTGCTACAAATGATGGCGGTATTGGAATGTTACAGGCACTTGGCTATAAAATGTTAGATATAAACAATAAACCGGTTGAATTTGGAGCTAAGGGACTAAGTCAATTAAAAATTATTGATGATACTAATGTTCCTTCAATAATAAAAAAATGTGAATTTATGATAGCTTGTGATGTAAATAATCCATTATGTGGAAAAAATGGCGCAAGTGAAGTATTTGCCTTACAAAAAGGTGCTAGTGAGCAATTAATTAAACAGATGGATAAATGGATGTTGGACTATGCTTTATTATCTAAACAAAAATACAATAATGCTAATGAAAACTATCCTGGTGCTGGAGCTGCTGGTGGATTAGGATTTGCATTTTATACTTATTTAAATGCAAAATTACAATCTGGAATAGATTTAGTTATAAATGAAATAGAATTGGAAAACGATTTAAAAGATGCTAATTTAATTATAACTGGAGAAGGGCGTTTAGATTCTCAAAGTGTTATGGGTAAAGTACCTATTGGTGTTGCTAGAGCTGCAAAAAAATATCAATTACCAGTTATTGCAATTTGTGGCAGTATTTCTAATGAGGCAAAGATATGTAATGAATTGGGAATAGACGCTTATTTTTCAATCTTAAATGAGGTAATTAGTTTACAAAAAGCTATGGATAAACAAATTGCATGTAAAAATATGAGTAATACTGTTGAACAAG